The Mycolicibacterium flavescens genome has a segment encoding these proteins:
- a CDS encoding alpha/beta hydrolase fold protein, whose protein sequence is MVELPGRGTTYVVDSGPCDGPVFMLLHSVACTGVMTWYPALDALQEFGRVVVFDQRGHGQGITAHRFLLEDCADDVAALADALGIPTFVPVGYSMGSLVAQLVWKRHRARVDGLVLCAAAAAVNRASYERIATGVFAALLESLSPPARRLSPAAMVGPGALQNHQWLLNQVRSTSPGAITRALAEVIRFDSTTWIHEVDVPTAVVVTTRDRAFGVRRQRWLASRIPDAETVDVAAGHAGCTFASDKFVEALVTAAELVSRRLPPIGRYKTAEG, encoded by the coding sequence ATGGTGGAGCTCCCCGGCCGCGGTACGACGTACGTCGTCGACTCGGGGCCGTGCGACGGCCCCGTTTTCATGTTGTTGCATTCGGTGGCATGCACGGGTGTCATGACGTGGTATCCCGCGCTGGATGCACTGCAGGAATTCGGCCGCGTGGTCGTGTTCGACCAGCGCGGTCATGGTCAGGGCATCACGGCGCACCGGTTTCTGCTCGAGGACTGCGCCGACGATGTCGCAGCCCTGGCCGATGCCCTGGGCATCCCGACCTTCGTGCCGGTCGGGTATTCGATGGGTTCGCTTGTGGCCCAACTGGTCTGGAAGCGCCATCGGGCACGCGTCGACGGGTTGGTGTTGTGCGCCGCGGCGGCGGCGGTCAACCGTGCCAGCTACGAGCGGATCGCGACGGGCGTGTTCGCCGCGCTGCTCGAATCGCTGAGCCCGCCTGCGAGGCGACTCTCACCCGCCGCGATGGTGGGCCCCGGCGCGTTGCAGAACCACCAGTGGCTGCTCAACCAGGTGCGTAGTACCTCGCCCGGTGCGATCACCCGGGCCCTGGCCGAAGTCATCCGCTTCGATTCGACGACATGGATCCACGAGGTCGACGTCCCCACAGCGGTGGTGGTGACGACGCGCGACCGGGCGTTCGGGGTGCGACGGCAGCGATGGCTGGCGAGCCGGATACCCGACGCCGAAACCGTCGACGTCGCCGCCGGCCACGCCGGATGCACGTTCGCCTCCGACAAATTCGTCGAGGCGCTCGTGACCGCGGCCGAGTTGGTCAGCAGACGCCTTCCGCCGATCGGGCGGTACAAGACCGCCGAAGGCTAG
- the wax-dgaT_1 gene encoding diacylglycerol O-acyltransferase, with the protein MKRLSGWDSLLLSSETPNVHQHTLKIAVVDTSQFEGEPTFDAFLETFRERLPDLDPFRYELVDVPLHLHRPVWRQGADIDFGYHVRKVAVPDPYGRAGLDALIGQIASTPLDRSRPLWELYYAEGLAENRVAVIGKVHHALADGVASANLMARAMEWPGTGAGGPRSGVDSESLSAAALLAFAVRDHLRQLAGLPGVLKEVVVGAYRLQRRARARRRHPELAERFKPPPTFLNRKLSAGRAFATATLSLDEVRATSKQLEATVNDVVLAIAAGGLRTLLIERDGSADDALIASVPAATDTSPDRITGNELSTMLVSLPVQIVDPLERLRLIRTATRMAKEDNESLGPATVGKGLRYVPPAAARATFRWMSRREAPNQLFNLIVSNVPGPRERGRIAGAVVTEIYSVGPLAAGSAMNMTVWSYVDQLNVSVLCDDLAFDDVHTATDALIAAFAELRAAAGLRQTTTEMAGALPQVSVRRTRSEASQGR; encoded by the coding sequence GTGAAGCGCCTCAGCGGCTGGGACTCGCTGCTGCTGTCCAGCGAGACGCCGAACGTGCACCAGCACACGCTCAAGATCGCCGTGGTCGACACCTCGCAGTTCGAGGGCGAGCCGACCTTCGACGCATTTCTGGAGACGTTCCGCGAGCGCCTTCCTGACCTCGATCCCTTCCGGTACGAACTCGTCGATGTTCCGCTGCACCTGCATCGGCCGGTGTGGCGGCAAGGCGCCGACATCGACTTCGGCTACCACGTCCGGAAAGTGGCCGTTCCTGACCCGTACGGGCGCGCGGGACTCGACGCGCTGATCGGTCAGATCGCGAGCACGCCCCTGGATCGCAGCCGGCCGCTGTGGGAGCTGTACTACGCCGAAGGTCTCGCCGAGAACCGCGTGGCGGTGATCGGCAAGGTGCATCACGCGTTGGCCGACGGCGTCGCGTCGGCGAACCTGATGGCCCGTGCGATGGAATGGCCCGGCACCGGCGCGGGTGGTCCCCGTTCGGGAGTCGACTCCGAATCACTGTCGGCAGCAGCTCTGCTCGCGTTCGCGGTACGGGACCACCTCCGCCAACTCGCGGGCCTGCCCGGCGTTCTCAAAGAGGTTGTCGTCGGCGCCTACCGCCTGCAGCGGCGAGCGCGTGCGCGCCGTCGCCATCCCGAACTCGCCGAACGGTTCAAACCGCCCCCCACCTTCCTTAACCGCAAACTCTCGGCCGGGCGCGCGTTCGCGACCGCCACCCTCTCACTCGACGAGGTCAGAGCGACGAGCAAGCAGCTCGAGGCGACCGTCAACGACGTGGTGCTCGCGATCGCCGCCGGCGGACTGCGCACGTTGCTCATCGAGCGTGACGGGAGCGCCGACGACGCGCTGATCGCCTCGGTTCCCGCCGCGACCGACACCTCGCCGGACCGCATCACCGGCAACGAGTTGAGCACCATGCTGGTGTCTTTGCCGGTGCAGATCGTCGACCCGTTGGAAAGGCTGCGCCTGATCCGCACGGCCACGCGGATGGCCAAGGAGGACAACGAGTCGCTGGGCCCCGCCACCGTGGGCAAGGGGCTGCGGTACGTACCGCCCGCGGCGGCGCGCGCCACCTTCCGATGGATGTCGCGGCGCGAGGCGCCCAACCAGTTGTTCAACCTGATCGTGTCGAACGTGCCCGGGCCCCGCGAGCGCGGCCGGATCGCCGGAGCCGTCGTCACCGAGATCTACTCGGTCGGTCCACTGGCCGCCGGTTCGGCCATGAACATGACGGTGTGGAGCTACGTCGACCAGCTCAACGTCTCGGTGCTCTGCGACGACCTGGCGTTCGACGACGTCCACACCGCGACGGACGCGCTCATCGCCGCCTTCGCCGAACTCCGCGCGGCCGCCGGCCTTCGCCAGACCACCACCGAGATGGCCGGAGCTCTGCCGCAGGTCAGCGTGCGTCGAACTCGATCGGAAGCGTCGCAGGGCCGGTGA